From Gemmatimonadales bacterium, a single genomic window includes:
- a CDS encoding MFS transporter, which produces MTDVTHTEPGWFHPSRGAYRYTVLLFVGLLPFGSYFAYDSIGAMATTLMKAWHTDQSAIGGLYTIYSIAAIICVFLAGLMIDRIGTRLASLILSGLVVAGACIVALAPSITVAAAGRFVFGAGSESLIVAQSAILARWFRGKELALSFGVTLAIMRLGTLFSFNGISSVASRFGVDAALWVAAGLCAFSLLCNLVYFALDRHGERALSLAEAGAGDKIVFADVKKFGASYWYVVALCATFYSAIFPFTALSTDFFHEKWGLPLTVDSGGSFLGAVFNDFAHMFSTAGGTTSIIIFASMCLAAFAGGLVDRVGRRASLMVLGALLMIPCYLVLGFTMAPPYLPMILLGAAFVLVPAAMWPSVPLIVEKNVTGTAFGLMTMIQNAGLALFPYVNGRLRVATHSYTASMVMFASLGAVGFVFALLLLRADRREGGALERGAAKA; this is translated from the coding sequence ATGACCGACGTGACGCACACCGAGCCGGGCTGGTTCCACCCCTCCCGGGGGGCCTACCGCTACACGGTGCTGCTGTTCGTGGGGCTGCTGCCATTCGGCAGCTACTTCGCGTACGACAGCATCGGGGCCATGGCCACCACGCTGATGAAGGCGTGGCACACCGACCAGAGCGCGATCGGCGGCCTGTACACGATCTACAGCATCGCGGCGATCATCTGCGTCTTTCTCGCCGGGCTGATGATCGACCGCATCGGGACCCGTCTGGCCAGCCTCATCCTGTCGGGCCTGGTGGTGGCGGGGGCCTGTATCGTGGCGCTCGCCCCGAGCATCACCGTCGCGGCGGCCGGCCGGTTCGTCTTCGGCGCGGGCTCCGAGTCCCTGATCGTGGCGCAGAGCGCGATCCTGGCCCGCTGGTTCCGGGGCAAGGAGCTGGCGCTGTCCTTCGGCGTCACGCTCGCCATCATGCGCCTCGGGACGCTGTTCAGCTTCAACGGGATCTCGTCGGTCGCGAGCCGGTTCGGCGTCGACGCCGCGTTGTGGGTGGCGGCCGGGCTGTGCGCCTTCAGCCTGCTGTGCAACCTCGTCTATTTCGCGCTGGACCGTCACGGCGAGCGCGCCCTCAGCCTCGCGGAGGCCGGTGCCGGCGACAAGATCGTGTTCGCGGACGTCAAGAAGTTCGGTGCGTCGTACTGGTACGTGGTGGCACTGTGCGCGACGTTCTACTCGGCGATCTTCCCGTTCACCGCGTTGTCGACCGACTTCTTCCACGAGAAGTGGGGCCTTCCACTCACCGTGGACAGCGGCGGCAGCTTCCTGGGCGCCGTGTTCAACGACTTCGCGCACATGTTCTCGACTGCCGGCGGCACGACTTCGATCATCATCTTCGCTTCGATGTGCCTGGCGGCGTTCGCCGGCGGCCTGGTGGACCGGGTCGGACGCCGGGCGTCGCTGATGGTGCTGGGCGCGCTGCTGATGATCCCCTGCTACCTGGTGCTCGGCTTCACGATGGCGCCGCCCTACCTGCCGATGATCCTCCTGGGAGCGGCCTTCGTCCTGGTGCCGGCGGCGATGTGGCCGTCGGTGCCGCTCATCGTGGAGAAGAACGTCACCGGCACGGCGTTCGGGCTGATGACGATGATCCAGAACGCCGGCCTCGCGCTGTTCCCCTACGTCAACGGCAGGCTCCGGGTGGCGACGCACTCCTACACGGCGAGCATGGTGATGTTCGCGTCGCTCGGCGCCGTGGGCTTCGTCTTCGCGCTCCTGCTGCTGCGGGCCGACCGCCGGGAGGGCGGGGCGCTGGAGCGGGGCGCGGCGAAGGCCTAG
- a CDS encoding secondary thiamine-phosphate synthase enzyme YjbQ: protein MTAHTDYLWFKTKQRQEIIDITDDVARAVQKSGIAEGFVLVSAMHITASVFVNDHESGLWRDILHWLEHTVAPWEPGRYHHNETGEDNAAAHLRSLTVGHEVIVPVTGGQLDLGPWQRIFYGEWDGQRKKRVVIKILGEK from the coding sequence ATGACCGCACACACCGACTACCTGTGGTTCAAGACGAAGCAGCGCCAGGAGATCATCGACATCACCGACGACGTCGCGCGCGCAGTCCAGAAGAGCGGCATCGCGGAGGGCTTCGTCCTGGTCTCCGCGATGCACATCACGGCTTCCGTGTTCGTCAACGACCACGAGAGCGGGCTGTGGCGGGACATTCTCCATTGGCTCGAGCACACGGTGGCCCCCTGGGAACCCGGCCGCTACCACCACAACGAGACCGGAGAGGACAACGCCGCCGCCCACCTCAGGAGCCTCACGGTGGGCCACGAGGTCATCGTTCCCGTCACCGGGGGGCAGTTGGACCTCGGCCCGTGGCAGCGGATCTTCTACGGGGAGTGGGACGGCCAGCGGAAGAAGCGGGTCGTGATCAAGATCCTGGGTGAGAAGTGA
- a CDS encoding SDR family oxidoreductase, which translates to MSNAQGAPRWALILGVSSGFGAECGIALAGAGYEICGVHLDRKASLPQVEAVKSAIEKLGRRALFFNVNAADPEKRAEVLDCLQAEHADVGVVLHSLAFGALKAFVGDDAVNEQQMDMTLTVMAHSLVYWTQETFRRGLLAKGARIFSMTSSGSTRAIAFYGAVSAAKAALESHTRQLAYELAPHGIAVNAIRAGVTDTPAARKIPGSDKLFEGAARKNPSKRLTTPRDVAGALVALCSPNAGWLTGNVINVDGGEEVSAG; encoded by the coding sequence GTGTCGAATGCACAGGGCGCCCCGCGCTGGGCGTTGATCCTGGGCGTGTCCAGCGGCTTCGGGGCCGAGTGCGGGATCGCGCTCGCGGGCGCCGGCTACGAGATCTGCGGCGTCCACCTCGACCGGAAGGCCTCGCTGCCGCAGGTCGAGGCGGTGAAATCGGCGATCGAGAAGCTCGGTCGCAGGGCGCTGTTCTTCAACGTCAACGCCGCCGACCCGGAAAAGCGCGCCGAGGTGCTGGACTGTCTCCAGGCCGAGCACGCCGACGTGGGGGTGGTGCTGCACTCGCTCGCGTTCGGCGCGCTGAAGGCGTTCGTCGGCGACGACGCGGTGAACGAGCAGCAGATGGACATGACGCTGACCGTGATGGCGCACAGCCTGGTCTACTGGACCCAGGAGACATTCCGGCGCGGGCTCCTCGCGAAGGGCGCCCGCATCTTCTCGATGACGTCGTCGGGCTCCACGCGCGCTATCGCCTTCTACGGCGCGGTGTCCGCGGCCAAGGCCGCCCTGGAGTCGCACACCCGCCAGCTGGCCTATGAGCTGGCTCCGCACGGGATCGCGGTCAACGCCATCCGGGCCGGCGTGACGGACACGCCTGCTGCTCGGAAGATCCCCGGCAGCGACAAACTGTTCGAGGGGGCCGCGCGCAAGAACCCGTCCAAACGGCTCACCACGCCCCGCGACGTAGCGGGCGCGCTCGTGGCCCTGTGCAGCCCCAACGCCGGCTGGCTGACGGGAAACGTGATCAACGTGGACGGGGGCGAAGAGGTGTCAGCGGGCTGA